Below is a window of Humulus lupulus chromosome 9, drHumLupu1.1, whole genome shotgun sequence DNA.
TACTTGATTTTTTGAAACCATCTCTTCTTGAACATgacttggccttgagaattgaGTTTGAAGAAAGAAAGTTGAGTCTCTCAGTGAAGAGAAGAAGAACAAAGGCAATGATACATATTATGGTGGTGATTATAGGTAGAGGAAGCTTTGATCTGTAATAAGCTTTCATTTTTGTTGAAACTTGAGATGGTGTTGAGCTCATTATCAGAAGAAGAATaataagaataagaagaagaagaagaagaagagaagagaaggctCTCTAAGCTAATTAACTGTGATGGAATAGAATGATCATGAGGGGATTATTATTATGGAAGGTTTTTAGTATGAAGAATATTATATTTAGTGGTTTGAGTAGGAGTAAAGCTAAAGCATTGTATGGTTGTGTAGTTATtaccttttttattttattttttagattaggaaaaaaagaagaaggctATAATGGGTGTTAGGATGAGTTGGAAGGATTACATCTTGGGCTCCTCTTATATGCATGTAGTGGGATTTTGATGATGATCTAACAACTATAGTATAGCTTTCATATTAGAAGAATCTTTATAATTaggtaagaaaaaaataaaaatttcctGGTATAGATATTGTACTACATTGAAACCAGTCTCTCTACCTTTCTTTCTCATagacttttaatttttttgtttttcgcTAAAACAAAAATTGTATTACACAAATTTGTTTCTATTGGAGGATCTGTCCTATCAACAATATTGATTCCCTTGTGAAAAATATtgtatctatttatatatatatatatagccacATTGACTGTCCAACATATTGTACATATCAtatactttttgtaaagaccaAATTTTTCATATTGAATATTTTCTTGAAAAAGTTTCCATCAATTGACATTTTACTTTTCAAGTTTGTTATAAATATatacaacaaacaaaaacaaaatagttCAAACACTATGAGGTAtgttaattattttcttttataatttaAGGAACACATTTTTGTCCAATTATATCAATTGAATACTTGTTTTGGAGGCATATAGCTTCATGTGTTTTGGGATAGATGGAATATAATGAACTGTCATTGCTCTAAATACTTGGTCGTTAGTATtacaatatacatattatataaagtttaaaaattaaaaaataatatatagttTGATCTTTGTTTGGGACTTGTTTGACAATATATGtactttaaataaaatattgaattttctcaaaaatatatcCATGTACTcattttgctttttgaaaaacatatataaaaatattgcTTAAAAAAACCCTAATCCATCACATAATACTGTACTAAAAGCAAACTACGAAGTCCCTTTTCTAGCTGTTAAATATCCTTCAACGAAAATGATGAAAAAACACGTGGTGATATAAAATTATGGATGTAATTTATGgtagtaattatatatatatatatatatatattatattattattatctaCCCAATGACTTTGCATATCATTATATATCACACAACTGAAGATCACTCTTAGAACATTTAGTCCTATAAGTGGGGTTGGCTCTTAAGTAGACCTTCTAACTATTCTTGATTTATTTACGTCATATGGTTGAGTTAAATAAATATAAAGTTCTCATTTATCTTTCAAGGTGGTGAGATCTCTATTACTTCATTTAATTATAgtaacatttttttaataaaaatcaaattATTCTAAGTCTAGTTTATATATGTTATCTAAACTTATTATGgtaaatataaaattctatcaCAAATCTAAAATTCAAATATAGAATCTAGTtatattaataagaacatgtatGATTATCAATAAACTAAATATGCTAGCAATGTAATAATTTATATAGTTTTAGTAATGTTCATTTTGGTTAATAATACTTTGTTTTCTATAGTTAGTACAATAATGTTTTTAGCTAGTTAATTAGTACAAAAAATTTAGTGCAATGCTAACTGTTTAGTGGGTCATGTCCTTCGCTACATGATTATATTTCCGTTAAAATTTGATAAAAgactaattattaatttaatttttaattttttgaagcggacgtaatttttttttaagtaatatTAATTTGTACCATTAATTGTCAGATGTTGATGTGATAACCCACACAATATGAAAATTAGATAATataagggtctgattggttcgcgattagaaaactgtatttttgaaaagtgagattctgaaatgaaaatctgaatttagtgactgaaaacatgtttccgaaaatgtgattggtttaatgtcagtaaactgtttttgagttttaaaaaactgaatctgtgattgagattaaatttgaaaatataacagaaactgaatatgtgattggtttagctgaaagtaaaatttaattatattgataaattaaaatttaataatattgcattaattaaattcataacaatattgcattgtcattaactttgattttttttatattaaagttatatttttttaggacacgattgattagtgatttaaaaattgtattttgaaaaagtatgattctgataaaagaatctagatttagtgtctgaaaatatgtttatgaaaatgtgattgaatgtattgtccgttaactattttttagttttataaaattgaataattttttggtagaaaatttaaaaattgaatatgtaatatatattttttattttttgtataataataattgaagtgaaaatatttttttatttatttgttgtaatttttatttgatcaatgattttttttagcaaatatattgtaaattagaattaaattatattctgttatataattttataattaattattttactaaatttatatagataaaatttttaaaaagtagattgacttgtaaaaatgacaaaagaaaaaaaaatcaagactataagaaaaatagcaagaatttttttttttttaaatagtaagaTTATACTGAAAACATTAAGGGGCTAATTGGtagttaattcaaaaatataattttagaaaattattttcaaatcaaatgatttgaaaataaagaaaacaacaatttgttttttttttttttgctgaaggATTTTAACTTGGTTTTCaaaaatggttttttttattttctaaaacaagTGTGCCAATCAAGTTTTCAAtgctgtttttatttttttaaatctgaAAATGATAAAACTGTTTTTGAATTCCCTATCAATCACACCCTAAACATCCTTAAACAAATTAAACATAAtaaatttgattcaataatcaattGCTGTTTAAAGTACTTTTTGTGACCGATAAAAGAGTCTTAAATGATATAGTATCAACATCATCCACATTGGGTAAGATTTAATTGATGAAAACATTTGTCAAAGGCGAAGAATTTCAATGCTGTTGCTTGGAAAATGGACTTTAACCTAATTTGTTTTTTTGGTATCAATCATAACCAATTGTCACTAATATATTGTTGGTACCATTAATATTTGGGAAACACACTAAGCTTAGTTGCTCTTTTACTCCAAAGATTTATATCATCAATAGGTATCATAATTTGAGATCATTTAGAATTAATTGATGAATAGGAAATTAAaacattataattattatttttagtaattttgggtGGGCACCCACAACCACAAAGCTTTTCAATAATTAGAATTtactaagaaataaataaatgttagttttgtttttatgatCATGTACAAATAGATTGGATTGTATTGTGGTGCCATGTAATAATTTGATAGCCCAACCCAGTTGACAAGCCCAATTACATTGGACCCTACTAGCATAAAACACCAAATGAAGAAGTGGGAAGAGTACTCAAACGTGGAAGTGCAGAGGGAAACAAATGATGCCAAGACTGAAGAAAGAGAGGGAGCTGGGAACAAGGAGAAGGAATTGGCGCGTAAGGACAGGGCGCGAGTGAGGCCTCGGAGGCTCAAAGATAATGTGTTGCACTTAGGCCgttgaggagagagagagggttGTAACCAATTTCTGTTATGCTCTTGGGAGGATTGCTGAGtataaattgaattttgtttacaATTATGGATTTTAGATTGTTAATTGTAATAGCTGAAATTGCTAAAGGAGATTTGCACTGTCTCGAAGAGTGCCCATTACCAACACTGGTGCTTTCATCGAGTCTTCACCATGAAGAACGAGGAGATCGCAGCTATGTTGCAGACCTTGGACCTCAAGTGGGAGCAACATTCGGAGTCGCAGTTGGAACATTTCAAGGTGCTTTTGGAGCAGCACACGAAGAAGACAGAAGATACACTCTCTAAGGTACCTCCATTGTCATCACCGATCACGGGCGGGGACGGGAGTGTTGTGCGTGACTCAGGTCGCTCGAGGGGCAGGCGCTCGGATACTGAAACGGATAACAGAGACGTGAATTCAATACTCAAAACTCTGAGAGTCAAGGTTCCCAGATTCGATGGTTCGAATGTGGAGGACTGGGTTTATAAGATCAACACGTTTTTTGATCTTCATCGTGTGGAACCGACTATGAGACTTTCTGTTGTTGCCTTTCATTTGGACGGGGTACCATCGACTTCGTTCCAATGGATGGAGAAGGGGGGGGGGGTCGTTTTCAGATTGGGAGGCATTTCTTCGAGCATTACAGCTGCGCTTTGGAGCTTCCATTTATGATGACCCATTGGGAAGGATTTCGAAACTTACTCAGCTGGGCAAAGTGTCGGATTATCGTGCTGAATTTGAATCACTCATGCCGCGGATTACTGGAGTTCAGGAGtctatgttttttaattttttcatttggGGGTTGAAGCTGGAAATTCAAAGGGAGTTGCTGATGGTTAAACCAGTCGATCTGGCTGATGCTATGGCGAAGGCTCAGTTATTTGAGGAGCGCTACGACGACTTTATGAGCCGTACTCGAAGTGACATTGGGTGATCCGGGTGGGCGTCTCGCACAGCGACTGGGTCTCACGGGTCACCATCATCCCTACAGGCAGCTCCCAAAACCAGTTCCAATACTCATGGGTCTTCTAGTACTACATCGATACCAACGGGTACTCACTCTCTCCCTATTAAATGGCTTACTCCAGCAAAGTTGAAGGATAGGAGGGACCGTGGGGTATGATTTACGTGTGATGAAAAATTCAGTTATGGACACAAATGCAAGAATCGAATGCTTCTTTTATGCCAAGAAGATGATGACTGTCATGTTCTTAAGGAATCTGAGATACAGGAGTTTGAGGAAGTAGGGGAGGAAGAAGTCAGCCTGAATTCCCTCTCTAATTCGATGAATCCGCGAATTTTCCGGATAAAGGCCACACATGGCAGGAAACCTTAGAGGTCCTTGTGGATACCGGAAGTAACAACAACTTCATTCAAGAATCGTTGGCTGCCCAACTGAAGCTTCCCTGTGAGGATACAAGAAGATTCAAAGTGTATATGGGAAATGGTAACTTTTTGCTCTGTACAAAGATATGCAAAGAGGTTGAGCTGGTTCTGCAAGGCCACAAATTCATGGTGGATTTGTATGTACTACCTATATGCGGGTTGGATGTTGTCTTGGGGATGCAATGGCTTCAAACTTTAGGGTCGTGTGTGCACGATCATAAAGCTCTCACCATGGAATTTAATTGGCAGGGAAGTGTGGTGAAGTTGGCTGGTTCTACAGAGGTGTCGGCACACCAGTTAACATATACTCAGTTTCATGCCCTATTACGTGAAGGAGATATCAAAGAGGTGTTCCGTTTGTCTGCAGTGTTGGCTGAACCTACTTCTAATGGTGCAGAAATTACCAGCGTGGAAGCCAAACTGCCGAAGGAGGGACATGGTTTACTAACTAAGTTTGCTGTAGTTTTTGAAGAGCCCAAGCAGCTTCCTCCTTACCGTGGTGTTGACCACAGATTTTTTTTGCAGCCAAGTTCTAAACCTATCAATGTCCGACCATATAGGTACCCGCATTTTCAGAAGGATGTTATAGAAAAACTTGTCAAAGAGATGAGTGATGTGGGGTTCATTCGACCAAGCACCAGCCCATATTCGTCTCCCGTACTCTtggtgaaaaagaaagatggaaCATGGCGTTTCTGTGTGGACTATCGGGCACTTAATGGCATCACTGTTAAGGACAGATTTCCTATTCCCACAATTGATGAATTATTGGATGAGTTGGGGACAGCAGCGGTTTTCTCAAAATTGGATCTTCGCGCCGGGTACCATCAAATTAGAATGGATCGTCGAGATATACACAAGACAGCCTTTCGAACTCACGAGggtcattatgagttcttggtaatGCCATTCGGGCTTACCAACGCCCCGTCAACCTTTCAAGCTGCAATGAATCAATTTTTCCGCCCATACTTACGTCAATTTGTCATTGTTTTcttcgatgatattttggtttacAGCAACAACACCCATGACCATGTTCAGCATCTCGAAATGGTGTTACAGCTGCTCCAACAACATGGTTTTTTTGCCAAAGCTAGTAAGTGTCAATTTTTTCAACATACCATTGAGTATTTGGGTCATATGGTATCGTATCAAGCAGTTAAGGCGGATCCTTCCAAGATTTCAGCTATGGTGGATTGGCCGATCCCGAAGAATGTAAAACAGTTGCGTGGATTCCTTGGACTCACAGGGTATTATCGCAAATTTGTCGCTCATTATGCAGCCATAGCTGCGCCACTCATTGAGTTACTTAAGAAGGACAATTTCAAATGGTCTACCGAAGCAGCAGTTGCTTTCGATAACCTTAAACAGGCCATGATAGCCACTCCCGTGTTACGATTGCCCGACTTCTCTAAAGAGTTCGTAGTGGAAACAGATGCATCCAATGTCAGCATTGGAGGGGTCCTAATGCAAGAGGGACATCCTGTCGCTTATTACAACAAAAAACTGGGACCGCGATTTGCAGGAGCTTCGGTCTACAGCAGGGAAATGTGAGCTATCGTAGAAGCAGTCACCAAATGCCGACAATATTTGTTGGGACGCCATTTTGTCATTCGCACAGACCATAAAATCCTCAAAGAATTATTGACTCAAGTCATTCAGACTCCCGAACAGGAACAATTTCTCTGTAAGCTCCTTGGTTTCCAATTTTCTATTGAATATAGAGCTGGCAAGCAGAATTTGGTGGCTGATGCGCTCTCTAGGCAGCATGGTGTTGTTTTTTCTACTCTTCGTATGGCAATCAGTTCTGGTGGTTTTGAATTTCTAGAGGCTTTACACCAGGAAAATATTACATGCCCAGACCTGAGACAACTTCATATTCAGTACGGAAAAGGAGAGTTGGACACTGACTTGTACTCGGTTAGGGAGGGACTCTTGTATTTCAGGCAGCGATTCTTCATCAGTGAGCACTCTAACTTAAAGTCACAGTTACTCAAAGAGTTCCATGCCTCTCCAATAGGAGGACACGCTGGGGTAGAAAGAACCTTTCTGCGACTTGGAGCAAAATTTTTTTGGAAGGGGATGCACAAGGATGTACGCAAATTTGTACAAGCATGCTTAACGTGTCAAACGGTCAAGTATTCACCCACAGCTCCATATGGTTTGTTACAACCTTTGGCCATTCCGGAACGTGTTTGGGAGGATTTGGCCATGGATTTTATCGTGGGGTTGCCAAATTCACATGGGGTCACCAACATATTGGTAGTCATCGACCGCCTTACCAAATATGCTCACTTTGGAGCATTGCCAAACCATTATTCTGCCACCAAAGTAGCTGAACTCTTCTCTAACATGGTCATTCGTTTACATGGACTACCGCGCACAATTGTCTCCGACCGCGATCCCATTTTTACCAGTGCATTTTGGAAGAGGCTCTTTGAACTAATGGGCACCACACTCAAGATGAGCTCAGCATATCACCCCCAAACGGACGGTCAAACAGAAGTTACAAACTGTTATGTGGAACAATACTTTAGAGCATTCACAGCGGATAATCCGAAACAGTGGAGCAAATTTCTATCCTGGGCAGAATATCACTACAATACAAGCTTCCATTCGGCAATTGGGATGACACCTTTTCAAGCAGTATATGGCAGACCGCCCCCTACTATTCCGTCGTATATCTGGGGAGCCACTTCAATACAAGCAGTAGAGAATGATTTGTTGACGCGAGACGACATTCTGCAACAGCTGAAAACTAACTTGCAACAAGCTCAAAATCGTATGAGGCAGCAAGCAAACAAGAGACGTAGGGATATTCAATTCAAGCTGGGGGATTTGGTGTTAATTAAGTTGCAGCCTTATCGCCAAACAACAGTCGCCAATAGACTTAACTCAAAGCTTTCCAGAAGATACTTTGGTCCTTTCGAGATTGTAGCCAGAGCAGGTCCGGTGGCCTATACTCTTAAACTCCCACAAGGCAGCCGCATTCACCCAACTTTTCATGTTTCCCTACTCAGGCCTTACCATGGCACAGAAACATTCAGCTGCTATCCCTTACCAGAACTCACCCTTGCTAATCGTCCTGTGATGACTCCATTGGCTGTATTGGCAACACGCATTCACTTTGTTCACAATAAGGCTGTTCGACAAGTATTGGTGCAGTGGACTCTCAGCCCGCCCGAGGATGCCACCTGGGAGGATTTACATTCCTTTTGTCGTCTTTACGACCTGCccaaccttgaggacaaggttgtATTCGGAGAGGGGAGTAGTGATAGCCCAGCCCAGTTGACAAGCCCAATTACATTGGACCCTACTAGCATAAAACACCAAATGAAGAAGTGGGAAGAGTACTCAAACGTGGAAGTGCAGAGTGAAACAAATGATGCCAAGACTGAAGAAAGAGAGGGAGCTGGGAACAAGGAGAAGGAATTGGCGCGTAAGGACAGGGCGCGAGTGAGGCCTCGGAGGCTCAAAGATTATGTGTTGCACTTAGGCCgttgaggagagagagagggttGTAACCAATTTCTGTTATGCTCTTGGGAGGATTGCTGAGtataaattgaattttgtttacaattatggattttaaattgttaattgtAATAGCTGAAATTGCTAAAGGTGATTTGCACTGTCTCGAAGAGTCCCCATTACCAACATAATTTCaatgagataaaaaaaaaaattcagaggGAATTTCAATCAGATAATTGAAGGTGTGAATTTGTGTAAAACCATGTATTAAATCACTATTTATAAGGTATAACCTAACTACGATTACAATTAATCAGTTGTAGGATATATACTATTTTactttattaaatattatacactaTCTCGTGATTAAACAATAAAtgtattttattaattgattttttattttaaaaaaagctATTTTATTAACTAGTACAAAATACTTTATAaaactttttttttgtaattttaataacactctttttttctttttaaaaaaagcattctcaatttatttattttaattttttttatacatttaTAAAAAtcttatagaaaatatttaaaaaaagacTAAATATCATTTCTGCTCCCTGAACTTTTAACACTACTAGATTGTGTCCCTAAAATATAGGTTCAGTTAAAAATTTTCCTTAAACTATTGATACTATCAGATCGTACCAACATTGcataatataattaacatttttgccccccaagctttgacaactaccaaattgtgccaactttaattataaaaatttaaaattctatctttctattagttcttaaaaaattcaataaaagattaaaattatttaaaattctttgtaaatacatttaagtttgaaaatattttttaaaagagaaactaaattgttacaaatgaaaaaaaaaaacatattcccttcttcttctttattcttttttaatatatttttctaattaatttctattctttcatttttgcccaatttttttaattaattaagttttatatatttattttaaaattagtacattttaaatttatcatattttatatatatttaatttttaaaatgatttttgggggcaaaaatgaaaaaatagaaagtaattaaaaaaattaattaaaaaaaataaagaagaaggaaatattttttttaattgtaaaaatttagtttttcttttaaaaaatatttttaaacttaaatgtatttaaaagaaattttaaataattttagtcttttattgaatatttttattaatttttcttaaaatttttaagaactaatagaaaaatagattttaaaattttaataattaaattagcACAATTTGGTAGTTGTCAAAGTTTGAGGGgcaaaaatactaattattttatgcaaatcgtAACAGATGGCACAATCTGATAGTATTAATAGTTCAGAGAGAAATTTTTACAGACCATATATTTTAAGGGACACAATTTGATAGTATCCAAAATTTAGGGGTAAAAgtattatttattcttaaaaaaACTATTATTCAACtccttaaaataaaattttactctaaaatcatttaaataaattatttttaattaaacatttttattagctgcatttttaattatttaaaaaaagtaaaaaatatatatttttaaagatTTTATAATTTAgtagaaaataaaaaaacaattgcTTGTAAATAAAATGTGGATATcattatcttattttaattacttTTAACTGAAATAACTCAATGAGGTATTTTATACAAATTAATTGAACGACGATATTGTTGATGTAAGTgggttttgaaagaaaaaaaaaaggaaattcacaaaaatatatAAGATTTAAAAAGAATACTAAAAATATAGAATCGGGGAAAAATTACAAAAGTATGagcttttttttataaataaagtttacaaatttgtaacaatacaatGTTTTTGTAACTAAAATTTATAAGTTTATAACTATATGCTACgattttgtaaataatatttacagactaaatagaaaattgtaGCAGGCGAATACATAATTGTTACAAATAATTTtctgtattttttaaaaaaattaaaatttacagTGCTATGTAAGTCTAAAATGATATGCTCCTTCCGGAGTTGTATGTATattcaacacaaacaaaataattattggtaaaaatagatattttaaaatATCCATATACTTAACACGTGAGTTAAatgtttgttgacgccgtttttcgtcaacttaattatgtagagcaattaaacaattaataaggaagaaaagaaaagaaagagatttATTACGTagttcaacagttaaaatatgTCTAGGTCTACGAGTCACTTTATTAGAGTCTGCGCTAAAGTTTCAAGAAAGAGCAATTTCCATAGAATGTTTCCCAGTGCCCAAACGCActaaagcttgaaggaaactttttgctaaaaagaagagaagaaaacaaagtagccaaatcaaggaagcattcatcaaagggagtagttcttaatttttttctattttattaaacattgaggacaatgtttcatttaagttttggggtaatgtgtatgtatttttatttgtgtttatgtgtttttctttgtgtttatgcatgtttttcacttgttgtaaaatttaaaaaaaaaaaattatttatttgtttttctttttgtttttatgtgattttcatttgttatatatatcttatttgttttgtttgaaaaaaatattggtgattttcattttctaatgataagaattatgattgaaattgttcttagttcttagaaaaatataaataattattaagttttatttttaatttgtaagTTAGTTTtgttcaaatatatatatttttcataatatgtcacttttttattatatttgagctattgtgatattttgacaaagtttatttaaacattaagttctttaaatctttaaaaaaaaaattgaaaaatcctagaatttgcttgattatctattaagatttaatttatttttgtttgcataagttTGTCTAAATGTTCACACGATGATTTAAtgtttttatgttaaatatgtattttgaaaacaattttaacttttcaaattaattacattagctttacttttatttgtgattttctttgaactatttctattatgtaatttttgagttaagcatttgacatcaccaattaaaaaaaaaagtgtgtttttaatttttcttttgctcgaggactagcaaaatattaagtttgggggtgtgataactatacaaaatagagttattttaccatttttatgtgctaattgttgcttaattcttgaatttttaagtaatttattaagtttttaagtaattttgaatttattagtcttatcatgattttatatacttttgtgtgtttttatagttattttgttgtaaaatgttgtagttaatcatttgaattattattgttaagttagtggtaaaaaaatgttgtattattgaacttaaatataaaatataaattaagttataattaatattttcaaagaattaaattgatttattttatagattgaaaatattgtattatgatttattttatatttattttgtagggaatttatgctcttgaaaagtaaggaaaagaaataaataaaaaatagcaaAATTGAAAGAGAAGAATTAAAAGTGCCAAGGCCCAATCCCTTATTCAACTGCCTCCACTCGGCCCAGCTTTCGGCCCACGGTCTCCTCTTCTCTGCAGCCTTCCGAAGCCCAACATCCCACGGTTTCTCCAACCGAGCACAGCCCCAAGCAGCATCACACCTCCAACAAGTTTTCTCCTgccgcctcctcctccagccaGCTGCCTGCTTCCCACGCCTCCAGGCCGTACACCACGTTCAGCACATCACACTCCCTGCCTCAACATCTATTTGGTCCTGCCAGCCTCAGCCTTCAACAGCCACGCTCCACGCCAATGCCAGGCACAGCCAAGCCCAATTCAGCCCACTGAAGCAACAGCCAACTAGCAGCCATTTCACCaattttttgagcccaacaaaagcactTTGTACTATTGTCCCCTATGTCTaaaaatgccatatttttaccccactttctacacattttaccccaaaacatcataattacaccatataatttactcatattttccatattattattaagttaattaatttaatcaatttaaattgattattttaatttactcattttggctataaatagggagttttgaagaccattgaGGGTGTCCAATTTgggaggaggttaccataccaaaaattctacacatttcaaaacctctctattctcttcatcttcttcttctttttggttattttctatgtatttttagaggaaaaatttgggggtttctcctccaaattttcctatttatgtttgtaatttttagtttgtatttgctattctagttatgtgtttctaatctt
It encodes the following:
- the LOC133800283 gene encoding uncharacterized protein LOC133800283, whose product is MGNGNFLLCTKICKEVELVLQGHKFMVDLYVLPICGLDVVLGMQWLQTLGSCVHDHKALTMEFNWQGSVVKLAGSTEVSAHQLTYTQFHALLREGDIKEVFRLSAVLAEPTSNGAEITSVEAKLPKEGHGLLTKFAVVFEEPKQLPPYRGVDHRFFLQPSSKPINVRPYRYPHFQKDVIEKLVKEMSDVGFIRPSTSPYSSPVLLVKKKDGTWRFCVDYRALNGITVKDRFPIPTIDELLDELGTAAVFSKLDLRAGYHQIRMDRRDIHKTAFRTHEGHYEFLVMPFGLTNAPSTFQAAMNQFFRPYLRQFVIVFFDDILVYSNNTHDHVQHLEMVLQLLQQHGFFAKASKCQFFQHTIEYLGHMVSYQAVKADPSKISAMVDWPIPKNVKQLRGFLGLTGYYRKFVAHYAAIAAPLIELLKKDNFKWSTEAAVAFDNLKQAMIATPVLRLPDFSKEFVVETDASNVSIGGVLMQEGHPVAYYNKKLGPRFAGASVYSREIAGKQNLVADALSRQHGVVFSTLRMAISSGGFEFLEALHQENITCPDLRQLHIQYGKGELDTDLYSVREGLLYFRQRFFISEHSNLKSQLLKEFHASPIGGHAGVERTFLRLGAKFFWKGMHKDVRKFVQACLTCQTVKYSPTAPYGLLQPLAIPERVWEDLAMDFIVGLPNSHGVTNILVVIDRLTKYAHFGALPNHYSATKVAELFSNMVIRLHGLPRTIVSDRDPIFTSAFWKRLFELMGTTLKMSSAYHPQTDGQTEVTNCYVEQYFRAFTADNPKQWSKFLSWAEYHYNTSFHSAIGMTPFQAVYGRPPPTIPSYIWGATSIQAVENDLLTRDDILQQLKTNLQQAQNRMRQQANKRRRDIQFKLGDLVLIKLQPYRQTTVANRLNSKLSRRYFGPFEIVARAGPVAYTLKLPQGSRIHPTFHVSLLRPYHGTETFSCYPLPELTLANRPVMTPLAVLATRIHFVHNKAVRQVLVQWTLSPPEDATWEDLHSFCRLYDLPNLEDKVVFGEGSSDSPAQLTSPITLDPTSIKHQMKKWEEYSNVEVQSETNDAKTEEREGAGNKEKELAPEIAKGDLHCLEESPLPT